The following coding sequences lie in one Silene latifolia isolate original U9 population chromosome 5, ASM4854445v1, whole genome shotgun sequence genomic window:
- the LOC141655504 gene encoding uncharacterized protein LOC141655504: MNPLKCAFGVTSGKFLGFVVRHRGIEIDQTKIKAINEMPEPKTLKELRGLQGRLAYIRSIKKYLASAPVLGAPIPGRPLVLYIAAQERSLGAMCAQEIEDRKERALYYLSRTLVGAELNYAPIEKICLALVFAIQKLRHYMQAHTIHVVSKADPIKYILSRPVLSGRLAKWAMLLKQYDLVFVPQKAVKGQAIADFFIDHPSARMYFDGAARQDGAGAGVVFVTPQNHLMPYAFTLTQLCTNNMAEYQALILGLQMAIEIGVRDMDIYGDSELVVNQVLGEYEVKKEDLIPYHQRALQSLNQLDDIHVGHVPRSANKLADALANLAATLALGAEESMNVPVCNRWVVSSLEGEENVDTTNMIYVYTVDEDDPASTYH, translated from the exons atgaatccactCAAGTGTGCGTTCGGTGTCACATCTGGGAAGTTCTTGGGGTTTGTGGTTAGGCatagaggcattgaaattgaccaaacaaaAATTAAAGCCATCAACGAAATGCCGGAACCAAAGACGTTAAAAGAGTTGCGCGGATTGCAAGGACGTTTGGCATACATTCGAAG CATCAAGAAGTACTTGGCCAGCGCGCCAGTGCTGGGGGCACCAATTCCAGGAAGGCCACTTGTCCTCTATATTGCAGCACAAGAACGCTCACTGGGGGCAATGTgtgctcaagaaattgaagaccgcAAGGAGAGAGCACTCTACTACTTGAGTCGTACCTTGGTTGGAGCTGAGTTGAATTACGCGCCCATAGAGAAGATATGTCTTGCTTTGGTGTTTGCCATCCAGAAGTTGAGGCACTACATGCAGGCACATACCATACATGTGGTCTCAAAAGCTGATCCAATCAAATACATACTCTCAAGACCAGTCTTGTCTGGAAGACTTGCGAAATGGGCAATGTTGCTTAAGCAGTATGACTTGGTGTTCGTGCCTCAAAAGGCTGTGAAAGGTCAAGCTATCGCCGACTTCTTTATCGATCATCCGAGTGCCAGA ATGTACTTTGATGGTGCTGCAAGGCAAGATGGAGCTGGAGCTGGAGTTGTGTttgtaactccacaaaatcatctcATGCCATATGCCTTTACACTTACTCAGTTGTGCACGAACAATATGGCAGAATACCAAGCTCTTATACTCGGCCTTCAAATGGCGATTGAAATAGGCGTCAGGGATATGGACATCTACGGAGACTCAGAGTTAGTGGTCAACCAAGTCCTTGGTGAATATGAAGTGAAAAAGGAAGACTTGATCCCCTACCATCAACGGGCATTACAATCTTTGAATCAACTTGACGACATCCATGTTGGTCATGTGCcaaggagtgccaataagttggctGACGCGCTTGCTAATCTTGCAGCCACTTTGGCACTGGGGGCAGAAGAGTCTATGAATGTCCCAGTCTGCAATCGTTGGGTAGTATCATCGCTTGAAGGAGAAGAAAATGTAGACACAACCAACATGATATACGTCTACACAGTTGATGAAGATGATCCGGCGTCAACCTATCATTGA